Proteins encoded in a region of the Planococcus citri chromosome 1, ihPlaCitr1.1, whole genome shotgun sequence genome:
- the LOC135833383 gene encoding DNA topoisomerase 2-like, with translation MRGRSGWTRALGHSNRGEILYERNQKSIPNTDFTNKKLVLFSRMDNTRAMPSLVDGLKSGSRKVIYTCLKKDLNRELTVAQLAGSVADSMCYFHGEDMIVKLAQNYVGSCNINLLEPIGQFGSRLQGGGDAANPRCISTKLNTITRLIFHPEDDDLLKYRTEENRQFEPEYYAPIVPMLLINGAEGIGVGCRTKITCYNPRDVIRNLQRKITGQDFQPMTPWFRDFKGEVHSLEDRKFITFGEIEILDETTVLISELPVGVWTQNYKENVLEKLLNPAVRTKKSKRAEKPSIKILGFKEFHTEKDVRFEVSVPEDELEKYKNTLHETFKLASIISNTPMCAFDSNGELKSFSSVQEILAEYYVVRLEMYQRRKIYLQDLLEAEISKLSNQTRYIEEVYARDLQIYGRSKQTILEELQCRGYLSDPVRKFKERRGIITNDEDNTNKKLVTDLQKDFHYLLGMDSWSVTLEEKTQLIRKGYEKKIELESMKKKEATDLWLMDLDALLAKLSEIGKLEAETSPRSSGGERVVPVVDAYKRSPKPFEDGPSTSGTQKEENPKKADKQPKKKSAKKATPSSPEVDLFQPSEYCARGRYKLPDNYEPPQLRSTRNPASKPIIQDVDTEDEDDERDRYEYQSHEDGSSNERAGSSTEKEPQRGHQKPSPSDTHGNQESDDNQDYKDRLRPRRTQNKR, from the exons ATGCGAGGAAGAAGTGGCTGGACACGTGCGTTAGGCCATTCGAACAGAGGAGAGATCTTGTACGAACGAAATCAGAAATCCATCCCAAACACAGATTTCACcaacaaaaaattggtattatTCAGCAGAATGGATAACACACGCGCAATGCCTTCGCTGGTTGATGGGCTTAAATCCGGATCGCGAAAG GTTATTTACACGTGCCTTAAAAAGGACCTTAACCGCGAGTTGACAGTCGCCCAGTTAGCAGGTTCTGTTGCTGATTCTATGTGTTACTTTCATGGCGAAGATATGATTGTCAAGTTGGCGCAGAATTACGTCGGTAGCTGCAATATTAATTTACTAGAACCAATCGGACAGTTCGGTTCGAGGCTGCAGGGTGGCGGTGACGCTGCGAATCCTCGATGTATTTCTACTAAATTGAA tacgATAACCAGACTAATTTTTCATCCCGAAGATGACGATTTGCTAAAATATCGCACCGAAGAAAACCGCCAATTTGAGCCCGAATACTACGCGCCGATCGTACCGATGCTATTGATTAACGGAGCAGAAGGTATTGGTGTAGGCTGCAGAACGAAGATCACGTGTTACAATCCGAGGGATGTGATAAGAAATCTACAACGAAAGATTACCGGCCAAGATTTCCAACCTATG aCTCCGTGGTTTAGGGATTTCAAGGGAGAAGTTCATAGTTTAGAAGACCGTAAATTTATaacttttggagaaattgagaTACTCGACGAAACAACAGTTCTGATTTCCGAGTTACCTGTTGGCGTATGGACACAGAACTACAAAGAGAACGTTCTCGAGAAATTGCTCAACCCTGCAGTTCGCACGAAAAAGTCCAAGAGGGCGGAAAAACCATCGATTAAAATACT AGGGTTTAAAGAATTCCATACCGAGAAAGATGTTCGCTTCGAAGTTTCCGTTCCAGAGGATGAATTGGAAAAATACAAGAATACTTTGCACGAAACGTTCAAACTCGcatcaattatttcaaatacgCCGATG TGTGCTTTTGATTCCAACGGCGAGTTGAAAAGCTTTTCGTCGGTGCAGGAAATCCTCGCAGAGTATTACGTCGTTCGGTTGGAAATGTATCAACGCAGAAAAATCTACCTGCAAGATCTTCTAGAGGCAGAAATTTCGAAGCTGTCAAATCAGACCAG ATACATCGAAGAAGTGTACGCGAGGGATTTGCAGATTTACGGTCGTTCCAAGCAGACCATTCTCGAAGAGCTGCAATGTCGTGGATATCTAAGTGACCCGGTTCGAAAGTTCAAG GAGAGAAGAGGAATAATTACTAACGACGAAGACAATACGAATAAAAAGCTCGTGACCGACCTACAGAAAGATTTCCATTATTTGCTCGGTATGGATTCATGGTCAGTTACTTTAGAAGAGAAAACCCAGTTAATACGAAAAGGCTACGAGAAGAAGATCGAACTCGAATCTATGAAGAAAAAAGAAGCGACCGATCTTTGGTTAATGGACTTGGATGCTCTTCTTGCTAAA CTGAGTGAGATAGGAAAACTAGAGGCTGAAACTAGTCCACGAAGTTCTGGTGGTGAGCGCGTTGTTCCAGTAGTAGACGCTTATAAACGAAGCCCG aaacccTTCGAAGATGGTCCTAGTACTTCTGGTACTCAGAAAGAAGAGAACCCGAAAAAAGCGGACAAGCAGCCGAAAAAGAAGTCAGCGAAAAAAGCAACTCCGTCTTCTCCTGAAGTAGATCTCTTTCAACCATCCGAGTATTGCGCTAGAGGAAGATACAAATTACCCGACAACTACGAACCTCCTCAACTAAGATCTACTCGTAATCCAG CGTCTAAACCTATAATCCAGGATGTTGATACTGAGGACGAAGACGATGAACGAGATAGATACGAGTATCAATCTCATGAAGACGGATCATCGAATGAAAG AGCTGGATCTTCGACTGAAAAGGAACCACAACGAGGACACCAAAAGCCAAGTCCTAGCGATACTCATGGAAATCAGGAATCTGACGA CAATCAAGATTACAAAGATAGGCTACGACCAAGGAGAACCCAGAATAAACGTTAG
- the LOC135833384 gene encoding chloride channel CLIC-like protein 1 — protein MWFVFSLILLAKLYSCVEMDYIPKDWVDPNDMRYYDRSTKTMKNSNTDFDSTSRDVCENTQHFDPYLQEENQRLKIFIERLINRILQSASLKDRIMKPKTKIVSEIPVSITAEELTRLASLTYEFKTSDLNDLDHLLSLVLTNERGFTFDSLVSYLNPVEELFFNMSMERAVVMICISIASVCVWMFAVGKSFKKIMLFLYLLCFLGGLAFNAWHMYMEAVSEQIAEAQHYMAVPDVCNPKKTSWWSFLFSSKNECANFQKSIRVNPLSKVIPSIVFSHTLSMMFIHPLKELGARCGDFLLGVSHAAPWPLNYIFLPFVLIVFCLLFLFVVMAHMGASFNCWTLIGGLSIKLDESKNNKTQKALRDELQDIKKFIKSELEEIRRPEAGDAGQITYRKRVQSTASCSFRDISRENNPFLAQNDRENGSFSLQNNSDSDADKILSNFNVLKGCRRISLGRCVNPSSKIIRKKYK, from the exons ATGTGGTTCGTTTTCAGTCTAATTTTACTAGCAAAGCTATACTCCTGCGTTGAAATGGATTACATTCCGAAAGACTGGGTAGATCCCAATGATATGAGATACTATGATCGGTCGacgaaaacaatgaaaaactcGAATACCGATTTCGATTCCACATCTCGTGATGTTTGCGAAAACACTCAGCATTTCGATCCTTACTTACAAGAAGAAAACCaacgattaaaaatattcatcgaaCGGCTCATTAATCGGATCTTGCAAAGTGCTAGTTTGAAG GATCGTATCATGAAACCGAAGACGAAAATAGTATCCGAAATACCAGTATCGATTACTGCCGAAGAACTAACTAGATTGGCTTCTTTAACGTACGAATTCAAGACTTCGGATTTGAACGATCTTGATCATTTGCTGTCGTTGGTGTTAACTAACGAAAGAGGATTCACATTCGATTCTCTGGTCTCGTATTTGAATCCTGTTGAAGAACTGTTCTTCAATATGAGCATGGAG AGAGCTGTCGTCATGATTTGTATTTCCATAGCTTCTGTTTGCGTTTGGATGTTCGCTGTTGGTAAAAGTTTCAAGAAAATAATGCTCTTTTTGTATTTATTATGTTTCCTGGGAGGTTTAGCGTTCAACGCTTGGCATATGTACATG GAGGCCGTTTCCGAGCAGATAGCCGAAGCTCAACATTATATGGCTGTACCGGATGTGTGTAATCCTAAAAAAACATCATGGTGGTCGTTTCTTTTCTCGT CGAAGAACGAGTGTGCAAATTTCCAGAAATCTATTCGAGTCAATCCTCTGTCGAAAGTTATCCCGTCCATTGTGTTTTCACATACTTTATCGATGATGTTCATACACCCTTTGAAAGAACTAGGAGCCAGATGCGGTGATTTTCTACTCGGTGTATCTC ACGCAGCTCCTTGGCCACTAAACTACATCTTCTTACCATTCGTACTGATCGTATTCTGTCTGCTGTTCTTATTCGTCGTCATGGCTCACATGGGAGCCTCATTCAACTGCTGGACATTAATCGGCGGATTATCCATTAAACTGGACGAATCGAAAAACAACAAGACGCAGAAAGCGTTACGAGACGAGCTTCAAGATATCAAGAAGTTCATTAAATCCGAACTAGAAGAAATCCGAAGACCGGAAGCCGGAGATGCTGGTCAAATCACGTACCGGAAAAGAGTGCAGAGCACTGCTAGTTGTTCGTTTCGAGATATTAGTCGTGAAAATAATCCGTTTTTGGCGCAAAATGATCGTGAAAATGGTTCTTTTTCGTTACAAAATAATTCCGATTCCGATGCTGATAAGATATTAAGTAATTTTAACGTTTTAAAAGGATGTAGGAGAATTTCTCTTGGCAGGTGTGTTAATCCAAGTTCcaaaataattagaaaaaagtataaatag
- the LOC135833385 gene encoding uncharacterized protein LOC135833385 → MTAVAEVGKNDLEEKSKVVVVLKNGQTTGQMIEYNSYEDLIRKCSQIFEVSASKLFDSKGGTITKDDIILNHSIVYVSAGENFINTRKGKLKIEVPDDDCDIKEILRDKYRAQFVRILYELGEGTKATPDTKKTESATPFSSLTEEKCGDLLKNLDPEQKGDLLIKYLCKMHDSMARRAETDNEYLRDKVTELQEVVRVLEKLNDVAFIKQWLPDPLTYPLLKDKLVVQALGTTT, encoded by the exons ATGACAGCAGTTGCAGAAGTTGGAAAAAACGATCTCGAAGAGAAATCGAAAGTGGTTGTTGTGCTGAAAAATGGCCAAACTACAGGCCAA ATGATCGAGTACAATTCATACGAAGATTTGATACGAAAATGCAGCCAGATATTCGAGGTATCAGCTTCCAAATTATTCGATTCAAAAGGAGGCACTATCACGAAGGACGATATTATATT AAATCACTCGATCGTTTATGTTTCTGCGGGGGAGAATTTTATCAACACGCGAAAAGGCAAATTGAAGATTGAAGTTCCGGATGATGACTGCGATATCAAA GAAATACTAAGAGACAAGTACCGCGCACAATTCGTAAGAATACTATACGAGTTAGGAGAAGGAACAAAGGCCACTCCGGATACGAAAAAGACCGAATCAGCAACTCCTTTCTCATCACTTACGGAAGAAAAATGTGGAGATCTACTGAAGAATTTAGATCCAGAACAGAAAGGGGActtattgataaaatatttatgCAAAATGCACGATTCAATGGCCCGCAGAGCGGAGACAGATAATGAATATTTACGAGACAAGGTTACCGAACTGCAAGAAGTCGTCCGTGTGTTGGAGAAATTAAATGATGTTGCATTTATAAAACAGTGGCTGCCTGATCCTCTTACCTACCCTTTGTTGAAAGATAAGCTTGTTGTTCAAGCATTAGGTACAACAACGTGA